The following are encoded together in the Microcaecilia unicolor chromosome 12, aMicUni1.1, whole genome shotgun sequence genome:
- the CTTNBP2NL gene encoding CTTNBP2 N-terminal-like protein isoform X2 translates to MNLDNLNKSELLTLFSILEGELEARDLVIEALKAQHKDTFIKERYGKYNISDPLLALQRDYETLKVENHGVKQPTCTNPLFILKEVMKKCKNMQERMLSQLAAAESRHRKVIMDLEEERQRHAQDTAEGDDVTYMLEKEREKLTQQLEFEKSQVKKAEKEQKRLSSQLEEEKSRHVQLSSMLMKECKKATTKLAEETQRAEELSLMLEKERSKASKLEEELATEKKRGLQMEAQVEKQLSEFDIEREQLRAKLNREENRTKALKEELKGLKQAMEELEASSKSSGNILQPKHSAAVGSSSFGTEKSPMVSVSCQTESCQKEKRDMDNIGKVSHVTLASSPVPFHPHAKLNGYCTTGIEQHEESIQIDVGENQREKLVLAHDSLAENGGSPIRMESPIHMPPLLPSSNVSLSPSSTAGSSLTSSPCSSPVLTRRLIGASASSPGYQSSYQVGINQRFHAARHKFQSQAEQDQQSSGLQSPPSRDLSPTMADNSAAKQLARNTVTQVLSRFTSQQGSVKTASPNSSPFGTDYRNLASPTQKNESSHSPSASKVSSPLSPLSPGIKSPTIPRAERGNPPPIPPKKPGLAQSPASPVSLTKAPIHSSSSDISSSCCTNNSMVANSKEIEILLPSSS, encoded by the exons gccCAACACAAAGACACATTCATTAAAGAGCGTTATGGGAAATACAACATCAGCGACCCTTTATTGGCACTGCAGCGAGATTATGAGACACTAAAGGTAGAAAATCATGGGGTGAAGCAACCCACATGCACCAACCCTCTCTTTATACTGAAAGAAGTGATGAAGAAGTGCAAAAATATGCAGGAAAGAATGTTATCACAGCTGGCTGCTGCAGAAAGCAGGCACCGAAAG GTGATCATGGATCtagaagaagaaaggcaaagacaCGCACAAGACACAGCTGAAGGGGACGATGTCACCTACATGCTGGAAAAGGAGCGGGAGAAACTGACTCAGCAG TTGGAATTTGAGAAGTCTCAAGTAAAGAAGGCGGAGAAAGAGCAGAAGAGACTTTCCAGTCAGTTGGAGGAGGAGAAATCGCGCCACGTGCAGCTTTCATCCATGCTCATGAAGGAATGTAAGAAAGCCACCACCAAGTTGGCAGAGGAGACCCAGCGGGCAGAAGAGCTAAGCCTGATGCTGGAGAAAGAAAGGAGCAAAGCCAGTAAGCTGGAGGAGGAGCTAGCAACTGAAAAGAAGCGTGGCCTGCAGATGGAGGCACAGGTAGAAAAGCAGCTGTCGGAGTTTGACATTGAGCGGGAACAGCTTAGGGCAAAACTGAACAGAGAAGAAAATCGAACAAAGGCCCTAAAAGAGGAACTGAAAGGTCTAAAGCAAGCAATGGAAGAGCTTGAGGCTTCCAGCAAAAGCAGCGGCAACATTCTGCAGCCAAAGCACAGTGCAGCCGTGGGGTCCTCAAGCTTTGGAACTGAGAAGTCTCCAATGGTGTCTGTATCTTGCCAGACAGAGAGCTGTCAGAAAGAGAAAAGAGATATGGATAACATAGGCAAGGTGTCACATGTAACATTAGCCAGTTCTCCTGTGCCATTTCACCCACATGCAAAACTAAATGGGTATTGCACCACAGGAATTGAACAACATGAAGAGTCTATCCAGATCGATGTGGGAGAAAACCAGAGAGAGAAACTTGTTTTAGCACATGATAGTCTAGCTGAAAATGGAGGTTCCCCCATTAGAATGGAATCTCCCATCCACATGCCACCATTGCTTCCTTCAAGTAATGTCTCCTTGTCCCCAAGCAGCACAGCTGGCTCATCATTAACGTCCTCCCCATGTTCCTCACCTGTGCTGACAAGGCGCTTAATTGGAGCATCTGCGAGTAGTCCTGGATACCAGTCGTCTTACCAAGTTGGCATCAACCAGCGTTTTCATGCTGCTCGCCACAAATTCCAGTCCCAAGCGGAACAAGACCAGCAGTCAAGTGGCCTTCAAAGTCCACCATCAAGAGATTTGTCTCCAACTATGGCTGATAATTCTGCTGCCAAACAGCTAGCTCGTAATACTGTCACTCAGGTGTTGTCCAGATTTACCAGTCAACAAGGGTCAGTGAAGACAGCCAGTCCCAACAGTTCACCATTTGGTACAGACTACAGAAACTTGGCCAGTCCCACCCAGAAGAATGAGTCCAGCCACTCGCCAAGTGCAAGCAAAGTGTCCAGCCCACTAAGTCCACTGTCCCCTGGGATTAAATCGCCAACCATACCCAGAGCAGAGAGAGGAAACCCTCCACCAATTCCTCCTAAGAAACCCGGTCTGGCTCAGTCCCCTGCCTCACCCGTCTCACTGACCAAAGCACCAATCCATTCATCTTCCTCGGACATCTCGAGCAGCTGTTGCACTAATAATTCCATGGTAGCAAACAGTAAAGAAATTGAAATATTGTTACCAAGCAGTAGCTAG